One window of the Pieris rapae chromosome 13, ilPieRapa1.1, whole genome shotgun sequence genome contains the following:
- the LOC110998983 gene encoding uncharacterized protein LOC110998983 isoform X2, producing the protein MLQPRLLMCGSEMGLINCVRWGVVVLLFTLATCQEINENEPIEASRIKREGVPENRAFNTNAIIYDNTPWRPGRDTGVPHRSEEDVRKLNLATRIMSNGVEVLVRDKNFDGKQEQTKYMDVKTIHATATNNMYLGNLPKLDKRVDSQEDDAMFDLIQPSEVSHSPCSTTSCSCSHTKTESLQSKYTNAKDAVSTTEKHGSKTTKRDKLKLDIKTTNKETLNMKTNYRPYDYEINSQITPTDRIVEKYTEVISDYSDEKETSPLETSDLLTNEQAPTPIKNNKLSYNNNNTSEKVKPEKPQKINKNKQVVAELIKLGSLGIKGLSQLTPIFEKMTGSFMKRQDDNQSTTSTTTPKPATKLTQYSAEKRVDSVETKQGNFPIYIPVDEMETSESQVSFSNVSMHPNFPWALEYKHSKGHILPPKIVQESPLVNGGIPISPGEIIRANSDVIVGKPAVGGPLTLAASGIKLHSSGNRPPLDSFMSDSEQYSVNEPYPLSLPQSKKPTQNNVDDSFDLRPPGPPKITSQRKPSLNVHAHQSLPTNKNYEKPLYSTQGIVTSTKDRINQHKNTQSTTLNNDYGKPAFLDYVPPVVKPSNSIPLKQHIELRPYDDKHIMDSSPSSSEIVSTKIDATDEDSSFSDSSEFADKPFLVDIQPSRVANVLIPHGSSTALIFAGSSEPHKTGEYIDDPLPYPEPGYFGSFNIDAPQMTNVHSVNPSKDQFLKDSRIVASLNNQNIRFNEGTNETRNGIPTRKNNQRYNLQNIPPPISMQETHLRIGPHITVYKPDNYKGDFEKFKQNKNSKPKDERQIIDREYENYLAVPPPPPKQQFSQEKPFIINKPYNQRPIVHTKPIHDMKVFLNVQHPVPDQLPPKITSEVYFASQAPTNSQHSTFTYHIPKTQATNNQFNKPNTENHTQSNSFSIVSSPNISNKSIVTNIGMDNTYSVTLNTGTGVKNIGGNAHMIGSSITVPISTSEHNGEINANIPIGTNFAIRVEDDPSKYDTVALHGKPDPSLSLLNNNKQNTFNKPLNSQSVKSTDILGQDKKDVIVSMPPSQNSHANFPMINEHSHNSVYTKESSSETLEDKKSVDQKRPGKIISNIPTNSHGWYSSILNEDSIKHINNIKVDATTTKVIPLAYDYNKDTKPNINKKITNIGKPPSDFLEDSSTPGNKFNIGRPFAKQKDSDKPTVATFTIKPSYIPTFNAGEQPVYNIPIIDDFNNDKFKIRPIELPKPVYENAEEIYDGKDNSDTEEESDGEVSSESMKVPIVTSSNEEKQHIKSTQDITLTKPLTSQNTIKINNVQSGSQTEKPFGSHNKTAYQSNSMSPIISQSNSYNMKPRPFTVSSRIPLDHQLQQPHWQINQMMENNNNTSYEDSYELNTGEKIYDNTMYRHNTSTKTSAEVQNNKKFDSEVNASHKNSSNIITSTVHISDKKPLFIKEVEKSTLPTYITTSNSILNETFDDNILNLSPPPQNPNYPRPQQNKDLIMGMSPPPPDSSLSKHQSRPHQTQRPSLPIRTPPPYRNIPPRTLPPRFSTPRPVRKPIQKDEVSTYRPSNKQQDVVNKSKRPYYNRYQPSSQLLPPPRELPSRLPDLESIPETPLITASGSGLVFPTASISSSWLTSSAIDFPHRFDFAPTSVLFPEIITSSMVSLPGVNSAETSIEDSYSYEDVSYQSKEDSLDKSVVDKKKTDQSQEETSSPNPMFSNHTGIFNESSHDSNQVDLTDKVNIIPIGVKNRTRKPYPVRADSKYKISSKSNVIAPTRTITRPEILFPTRHVTNKVIRPQFNNSPSIHNVDVIESSETMLEEDFIKPTQVLNEYGNAPDKTFVIEKTLTSTFTINKNDEQINTKTLHHAGNEIKISDEIVPTKTKFQTSVVTFTKTLTELPELISSVGYVNLTHTLTVTHTKTSLISKSEGAVTETLILTNTHTSTVVDVITEIYTHVQPTTIIETVTKHIPIVKVEPTPVQEITTTKLPLDDISMSSEEKDNFVIRDSDDRVTENIQKIEAEEDKDNDTFFIVMNKSQNGGKLPPVKADIETSDYDGITRNEQVNNNGVAQVLFGEILLAGTPYLETTNIGHPAGFGKECQPDCKASRNERCQRIDGLMKCVCRPGFARMFPDRPCKPTYTYSVSLVLASQGNQRLRFHPNLADNSTKEYNQLAIATHEGINRMVMQSDLRDVFHGIHITGFRPIEMKGKNGLYQGVTNDFYVQLSDNAHEYRLKEVIEKYLRNNNYSLGGTDVHAAAEHIDRLNVSDFDECVSGQFHDCSEHAKCFNLRGTYTCSCLEGFADLSVNTLYPGRICSSEAVGCDTCNYHGTCFDRESAVICECFKWYAGRTCQVNLKAVLITVTVSGLLIITAVTIFASRRCCAARSPATQTFVIGCMQGMPSLHQGNMPKQRADRRALIAERETAETCSVQNASLPYVPTKRGRSSKCVMSEPPAHSPPPPPAPAVLIPRARLHQHSDSRDNLSRKKSLEACAEAKLISYLESGATNVTEEMRRKHSLESSYSANKERHNKQGALVSAGFKVSTTVRPEDGLKEDDASSINKTDIDEQLSRFDTLRKSYSQEDNMSEWTDAERRLGELTLSEARSVGGTLPASTGRAASSTRLTHQEAHTMAERDLGSTFLLPHVHLYKPDPVDQ; encoded by the exons AAATCAATGAGAACGAACCTATAGAAGCGTCGAGGATAAAAAGAGAAGGAGTTCCTGAGAACAGGG cGTTTAATACAAATGCTATCATATACGATAATACGCCCTGGAGACCAGGAAGGGACACAGGCGTGCCGCATCGTTCTGAGGAAGATGTCAGGAAACTTAATCTTGCTACAAGGATTATGTCCAACGGTGTTGAAGTTTTGGTCAGAGATAAAAATTTCGATGGAAAACAAGAACAG ACCAAGTACATGGATGTAAAAACTATACATGCAACAGCTACAAACAATATGTATTTGGGAAATCTTCCTAAACTTGACAAAAGAGTAGATAGTCAAGAAGACGATGCGATGTTCGATTTGATACAGCCATCAGAAGTAAGTCACTCACCATGTTCAACAACTTCTTGCTCCTGTAGCCACACAAAGACTGAGAGTTTGCAATCGAAATACACCAACGCAAAAGATGCAGTATCCACAACTGAAAAGCATGGatcaaaaactacaaaaagaGATAAACTTAAGCTagatataaaaacaacaaataaggaaacattaaatatgaaaacaaattatcgACCCTACGACTATGAGATAAACTCTCAAATTACTCCTACAGATAGGATcgtagaaaaatatacagaaGTTATAAGTGATTATTCTGACGAAAAAGAAACAAGTCCTTTAGAAACCAGTGACCTATTAACTAACGAGCAAGCGCCAACGCcaatcaagaataataaattatcatataataataacaatacttcTGAAAAAGTGAAACCAGAGAAACCgcaaaagattaataaaaataaacaagttgtAGCTGAACTAATAAAACTTGGGTCGCTTGGAATAAAAGGTTTATCCCAATTAACTCCTATTTTTGAAAAGATGACAGGTAGTTTTATGAAAAGACAAGATGATAATCAAAGCACAACATCAACAACTACACCAAAACCTGCTACAAAGCTTACTCAATATTCTGCTGAGAAGCGCGTGGATAGTGTTGAGACTAAGCAAGGGAACTTTCCAATTTATATCCCTGTTGATGAAATGGAAACATCCGAATCACAAGTATCTTTTTCAAATGTATCGATGCATCCAAACTTTCCCTGGGCTCTTGAATATAAGCACTCTAAGGGCCATATACTTCCACCGAAAATTGTACAAGAAAGTCCACTTGTCAATGGCGGTATCCCTATAAGTCCAGGTGAAATTATACGAGCAAACTCTGACGTTATTGTCGGTAAACCTGCAGTGGGTGGACCCCTGACACTAGCAGCTAGTGGCATCAAATTGCATAGTTCTGGCAATCGTCCACCACTAGACAGTTTTATGTCTGATAGCGAGCAATATTCTGTTAATGAACCATATCCACTTTCACTTCCTCAAAGTAAAAAACCaacacaaaataatgtcgacgATTCATTTGATTTAAGACCTCCAGGCCCACCTAAGATTACATCCCAGAGAAAGCCATCTTTGAATGTACATGCACATCAAAGCTTACCTACTAATAAGAACTATGAAAAGCCATTGTACTCCACGCAAGGTATTGTAACGAGCACTAAAGATAGAATAAACCAGCACAAAAATACTCAAAGTACCACGTTGAACAATGATTACGGTAAGCCAGCATTTTTAGATTATGTACCACCAGTCGTTAAACCTTCCAATAGTATACCATTAAAACAACATATTGAATTAAGACCTTATGATGATAAACATATAATGGATAGCAGTCCTAGTTCCTCTGAAATTGTTAGTACAAAAATAGATGCCACAGATGAAGATTCAAGTTTCTCAGACTCATCAGAGTTCGCAGACAAGCCATTTCTAGTTGATATTCAACCTTCCAGGGTAGCTAATGTATTAATACCCCATGGAAGCTCAACCGCTCTAATATTTGCTGGATCTTCAGAGCCTCACAAAACCGGAGAGTATATTGATGACCCCTTACCGTATCCTGAACCAGGATATTTTGgaagttttaatattgatgCTCCACAAATGACTAATGTTCATAGTGTTAATCCTAGCAaagatcaatttttaaaagattctCGTATCGTTGCCTCACTAAATAATCAGAATATTCGATTTAATGAAGGTACAAATGAAACACGAAATGGAATACCAACAAGGAAAAATAACCAacgttataatttacaaaacattccACCTCCAATCAGTATGCAAGAGACGCATTTACGTATAGGTCCGCATATAACTGTTTACAAGCCCGATAATTATAAGGgtgattttgagaaatttaagcaaaataaaaattctaagcCTAAAGATGAAAGGCAAATAATTGATCGggaatatgaaaattatcttGCAGTTCCTCCTCCTCCACCAAAGCAACAATTTAGCCAAGAAAAACCTTTCATCATTAATAAACCGTATAATCAGCGACCAATTGTACATACAAAGCCAATTCATGATATGAAGGTATTTTTGAATGTTCAACATCCTGTACCGGATCAGTTGCCGCCTAAGATTACATCTGAGGTATATTTTGCTTCACAAGCGCCGACTAATAGCCAACATTCAACCTTTACTTACCATATACCAAAAACCCAGGCaacaaataatcaatttaataagcCAAACACAGAAAATCACACACAAAGTAATTCGTTTTCTATTGTTTCATCACCAAACATTTCGAATAAATCAATAGTAACAAATATTGGAATGGATAATACATACAGTGTAACCCTTAATACTGGAACAggagttaaaaatattggtgGAAACGCTCACATGATTGGTTCCAGCATTACTGTTCCAATAAGCACATCTGAACATAATGGCGAAATAAACGCTAATATACCGATTGGAACTAATTTTGCTATTCGTGTTGAAGATGATCCATCAAAATATGATACTGTTGCCTTACATGGTAAGCCGGATCCAAGTTTatctttacttaataataataaacaaaatacctTCAATAAGCCTTTGAATTCACAAAGTGTAAAAAGTACAGATATTTTGGGCCAAGATAAAAAAGATGTAATTGTGTCCATGCCTCCATCTCAGAACAGCCACGCGAATTTCCCAATGATTAATGAACATTCCCATAATTCAGTATATACAAAAGAGTCTTCCTCGGAAACACTAGAAGATAAGAAATCTGTGGACCAAAAAAGACCgggaaaaattatttcaaacataccTACAAACTCACATGGCTGGTATTCCAGTATTCTAAATGAAGATAGCATTAAacacataaacaatattaaagtgGATGCCACAACTACAAAAGTTATACCGTTAGCGtatgattataataaagatacGAAACCTaacattaataagaaaattacgAATATTGGCAAACCTCCATCTGACTTTTTGGAAGATTCATCAACACCCggcaataaatttaacattggTAGACCTTTTGCAAAACAGAAAGACTCAGACAAACCTACCGTTGCAACCTTCACCATTAAACCAAGTTACATACCAACATTTAACGCTGGAGAACAGCCTGTTTACAACATTCCCATAATAGACGACTtcaataatgataaatttaaaataagaccAATTGAACTGCCTAAACCTGTTTATGAAAATGCTGAAGAAATTTATGACGGTAAAGATAATTCTGATACAGAAGAAGAAAGCGATGGAGAAGTAAGTTCAGAATCTATGAAAGTTCCTATAGTTACTTCATCTAATGAAGAAAAGCAACATATTAAATCAACGCAGGACATTACTTTAACAAAACCCTTAAcatcacaaaatacaataaaaattaataacgttCAAAGTGGTTCCCAAACAGAAAAACCTTTCGGTTCGCACAATAAAACTGCATATCAATCGAATAGCATGAGCCCGATTATAAGCCAATCTAATTCATACAATATGAAGCCTAGACCATTTACTGTTAGCAGCAGAATTCCACTTGATCATCAATTACAACAACCACATTGGCAGATTAACCAAATGATGgagaacaataataatacatcatACGAAGACagttatgaattaaataccGGAGAAAAGATTTATGATAATACTATGTACAGACATAATACTTCTACTAAAACTAGCGCAGAAGTtcagaacaataaaaaatttgactCAGAAGTTAATGCCAGCCATAAAAAcagttcaaatattataacttcaACTGTGCACATATCGGACAAGaaaccattatttattaaagaagtaGAAAAGTCCACACTACCTACTTATATAACAACTTCCAATTCCATACTAAATGAGACATTCGATgacaatattctaaatttatcaCCTCCTCCTCAGAATCCAAATTACCCACGTCCTCAACAAAATAAGGATCTTATTATGGGCATGAGTCCACCACCACCTGACAGCAGTTTAAGTAAACATCAGTCAAGACCTCATCAGACTCAGAGACCATCCCTGCCAATAAGAACTCCACCGCCATACAGGAATATACCTCCAAGAACATTACCACCCAGATTTAGTACCCCGCGCCCTGTACGGAAGCCGATACAAAAGGATGAAGTATCTACTTATAGGCCAAGTAACAAGCAACAGGATGTAGTAAACAAATCTAAAAGACCATATTACAATCGCTATCAACCATCATCTCAATTATTACCTCCTCCTAGAGAATTACCTTCAAGATTACCCGATTTGGAATCAATTCCAGAGACACCCCTTATTACGGCATCTGGCTCCGGTCTTGTTTTTCCCACTGCTTCGATTTCATCTAGTTGGCTTACATCTTCTGCAATAGACTTTCCTCACAGATTTGATTTTGCACCTACATCAGTGCTCTTCCCTGAAATTATTACGTCATCAATGGTTTCACTTCCTGGCGTAAACTCGGCAGAAACATCCATTGAAGATTCATATTCGTATGAAGATGTTTCTTATCAATCGAAGGAGGACAGTTTAGATAAATCAGTTGTAGATAAAAAGAAGACTGATCAATCTCAAGAAGAAACATCATCTCCAAATCCAATGTTTAGTAATCACACGGGTATTTTTAACGAATCTTCTCATGATTCAAACCAAGTAGATTTAACggataaagtaaatattatacctATTGGTGTAAAAAATAGAACACGCAAACCATACCCAGTGCGTGCggatagtaaatataaaatttcatctAAAAGTAATGTTATTGCACCGACGAGAACAATAACTCGTCCAGAAATATTATTCCCTACCAGGCATGTaactaataaagtaataagacCACAATTTAACAACTCCCCGAGCATACATAATGTGGATGTCATAGAAAGTTCTGAAACGATGTTGgaagaagattttataaaacctaCACAAGTACTTAATGAATATGGTAATGCTCCTGATAAAACGTTTGTAATCGAGAAAACTTTAACATCtacatttactataaataaaaatgatgagcaaataaatacaaaaacattgcATCATGCtggaaatgaaataaaaatatcagacGAAATCGTTCCGACTAAAACTAAGTTCCAAACATCAGTTGTCACATTTACTAAAACTCTTACAGAACTTCCTGAGCTTATTTCTAGTGTCGGATACGTCAATCTGACTCATACTTTGACCGTAACGCATACAAAAACtagtttaataagtaaatcagAAGGTGCTGTTACTGAAACGTTAATCTTAACTAACACTCATACATCAACTGTTGTCGATGTTATTACTGAGATTTACACACATGTGCAACCGACTACTATAATTGAAACAGTGACCAAACATATTCCTATTGTAAAAGTAGAACCTACTCCGGTTCAGGAGATAACAACAACAAAGTTACCTTTAGATGACATATCGATGTCATCAGAGGAAAAAGACAACTTTGTTATTCGAGATTCAGATGATAGAGTAActgaaaatattcaaaagatCGAAGCTGAGGAAGATAAAGACAATGATACTTTCTTCATTGTCATGAACAAGTCACAAAATGGAGGGAAATTGCCACCAGTTAAAGCGGACATAGAAACAAGTGACTACGACGGTATTACAAGAAATGAGCAAGTGAACAATAACGGTGTTGCACAAGTCCTATTTGGCGAAATATTATTAGCCGGAACTCCTTACCTGGAAACCACAAATATAGGCCACCCTGCCG gcTTTGGGAAAGAATGTCAACCTGATTGTAAAGCATCTAGAAATGAGCGTTGTCAGCGAATTGATGGATTAATGAAGTGTGTGTGCAGACCAGGCTTTGCTAGGATGTTCCCTGACCGACCATGTAAac ccaCGTACACGTATTCGGTCAGCCTTGTCCTTGCATCTCAAGGAAACCAACGGCTACGTTTCCATCCTAATCTAGCTGATAACTCAACAAAAGAATATAATCAGCTAGCTATCGCTACACATGAAGGTATCAATAGAATGGTGATGCAATCTGACTTAAGAGACGTGTTCCATGGTATCCATATTACTGGCTTCCGTCCGATCGAGATGAAAGGCAAGAATGGATTGTATCAGGGAGTTACGAACGACTTCTATGTACAG CTTTCAGATAATGCTCATGAGTATAGACTTAAGGAGGTTATCgagaaatatttaagaaacaaCAACTACAGTCTCGGTGGAACAGATGTTCATGCAGCAGCAGAACATATCGACAGGCTGAATGTTAGCG acTTCGACGAATGCGTTAGCGGTCAGTTCCATGACTGTTCAGAACACGCCAAGTGTTTCAACTTACGCGGGACTTACACTTGCAGCTGTTTGGAAGGTTTTGCTGATCTCAGCGTCAACACTTTGTACCCCGGAAGGATTTGTTCGT CGGAAGCGGTTGGCTGCGATACATGCAATTATCACGGCACTTGTTTCGATCGAGAGAGCGCTGTTATTTGCGAATGCTTCAAATGGTATGCTGGAAGAACTTGTCAGGTCAATTTGAAAG CGGTGTTAATAACGGTAACAGTGAGTGGTCTCCTTATTATCACTGCTGTGACCATCTTTGCCTCCCGGAGATGCTGTGCAGCAAGGAGTCCAGCTACGCAGACCTTCGTTATTGGGTGTATGCAGGGGATGCCGAGCTTACATCAG GGTAATATGCCGAAGCAGAGAGCTGATCGAAGGGCTTTGATAGCGGAGAGAGAGACCGCAGAAACGTGTAGTGTACAGAATGCATCGTTACCTTACGTTCCAACAAAG CGGGGTCGATCATCGAAGTGCGTGATGTCTGAGCCGCCCGCGCACTCCCCTCCGCCGCCGCCCGCCCCCGCTGTCCTCATACCCCGGGCTCGTCTGCATCAACATTCGGACAG CCGAGATAACCTCTCAAGGAAGAAAAGTCTAGAGGCGTGCGCCGAAGCAAAGTTGATCAGTTACCTTGAGTCCGGCGCTACTAACGTTACCGAAGAG aTGAGACGAAAACACAGTTTAGAATCGTCATACAGCGCAAATAAGGAACGTCATAATAAACAAG GTGCGCTGGTATCAGCTGGATTCAAAGTGTCCACGACGGTCCGACCTGAAGATGGACTCAAGGAAGACGATGCCTCATCCATAAACAAGACTGACATAGATGAACAGCTATCCAGGTTCGATACTCTGAGGAAATCttatag TCAAGAGGACAATATGTCTGAATGGACGGATGCAGAACGACGCCTTGGAGAGCT g